The nucleotide sequence GGTCCCGCCGTACACCCCGTCCGCCGACGGATTCGGTGACGACGACGCGGCTTTCCTTGCCGCCAATGGGTTTAACGGGATGCGGGTGGGCATCATCTGGGCGGGGGTGGAGCCGCAGCCCGGCCAGTTTGACGACAACTATCTCGCCTCGGTCGCGCAGACCGTGCAGATCCTGCAGTCACACGGCATCATCAGCCTGCTCGACTCGCATCAAGACCTGTACAACGAGATCTTCCAGGGCGAGGGCGCGCCGTCGTGGGCGGTCAAGGACGCGGGACTGCCCAACCCGCAGCTGGGCTTTCCGGGCAACTACTTCGCCAATCCCGCGGAAAACGCTGCCTGGAGCGCCTTTTGGCGCAACGCCCCCGCGCCGGACGGGGTCGGGCTGGAGGACCACTACGCGGCGATGTGGGCGCACGTCGCCACCTACTTCCGCCGCAACCCCGGGGTTTTCGGCTACGAGATCTTGAACGAGCCGTGGCCGGGCCCGGTGTGGCCGCCGTGCGTGAACCCGGTGCTGGGCTGCATCCAAAACGACGCCAAGTTGCGCACGCTCTATAACCGGGTGCTGCCGGCGATTCGCACCGCCGACACCACCACGATGGTGTACTACGAGCCAAACACGTTGTTCAGTCAGGTGATTCGCACCGACGTCGGCACCGTCGGCGACCCCAACACCGCGTTCTCCTTCCACGACTACTGCGCCGCCAACACCGAGCTGGGCACCGACGTCACCTGTAGCCAGCAGGACCAGGCGGTGTTCAACAACGCGCGCCGCTACACCAACGCCCGCGGCATCCCGATGCTGTTGACGGAATTCGGCGCCACCAACAACCTGCAAAATCTCGCCGGGGTCTTGCAGCGCGCCGACGCCGACCGCGTCGGCTGGCTGGAATGGGCGTACACCGGCAACGACAAGACCAGCTCGTCGCCCACCGAGCAGGCGCTGGTCTTCAACCCCGCGCTGCCGCCGGTCGGCGCCAACGTCAATCAGCCTAAGCTGGCCGTGCTGGCCGCGCCCTATCCGCAGGTGGTGGCGGGCACCCCGACGTCGTGGTCGTTCCGGTCGGGCACCTTCCGGCTGTCCTACTCGCCGCTTCGGGCCGACGGTCAGGGGGTCTTTGGTCCCGACGCGCAGACGTTAATCTCGGTGCCGCCCGTGGAGTATCCGAACGGGTATCACGTGACTATTACTGGCGGACAGGCGGTTTCGATGCCCAACGCTCCCGTGCTGACAGTGGTGGCGGCCCCGGGCGCGTCGAGCGTCGACGTCGTCGTGACGCCCTGATCCTGCGCGCTACCAAACGGTGACCGGGCGCGGGTGCTTATGGTTACGCATCCGTCGGTCCTTGGTCACCAGGCGCCACCCGTGTTCGACGGCGGTGGCATAGATCAACCGGTCGGCCGGATCGCCAGGGAACGTAGACGGCAGCGACACCGCGGCAGCGGCCACCGAAGGCGTGATCCCAACGGTGCGAACGTCCTCAGCCAGCTGCTGCAGCCAGGACCGAACCGGGATCGCGAGTCGAATGCGGTCATGTTCGGCAAGCCATGCCAGTTCGAACCAGGTGATGCCCGCAACCGCAAGCTCGTCGGCTGCTTCGACGGCCCGGCACGCGGCCTTGCTCAGCCGCTCGGGCTCGGCTGACCACCAGTGGACGACGTGGGAGTCCAGCAGCACCGTTGTCATGAAGCATTCCAGGACACTCCGGTGGTAAAGAGCTTGTCCTCCTCCACGGCGGTGATCGCGACCCCGCCCAGCCGGCCCTTGAGGGCGCGGGCGCCAGGCGCCGAGACAAGCCGGGCCACGGTGCGGCCGTGCTTGGTGATTTCGATCTCCTCACCCTCGGCGACTTCGTCGAGCAAGGCAAGGATTTTCGCCTTAACCTCGGTGGCGGTCATAATTCTGGTCATCTGGTCAGCATAGCGGTGCGCCCTTCCTGAACGCGGGGAAACCACCCGCGGGTCGGGCCGGCACCGTGCTAGGTCACGACGCCTATTGCGTCCCGGCACAACCGACAGACGCACCAACGGCTGACCTGCATCGCACCCGTAGTCAGATAGCGACCACCCTGACGAGGCCGTCGAGTCCGGTGAAGTCTTCGGCGTTTCGGGTGTAAAGGTCGAGCCGGTTGGCGTGTGCGGTCGCGGCTATCAGCAGGTCGGCGAATCGGCTTCTCGGCTTACGTCCCTCGCGGACCACGGCGGCGACGACGAGCCCGTAGCTGCGTGCGGCGGCGCCATCGAAGGGCAGCGGTTCGAGGAGCGATTCGACCTCTTGCAGCCGAGCCTGCCGCTTGGCGGCTTCCACCGGGTCGGCGGCCAGTAGCGGCCCGGCCGCCAATTCAGCGACGGTGATCGCCGATACCGCCAGCTCGTCGGGCAGGCCGCCGATCACGCTCGGATCGTGCCAGTCGACGACGACGGAGGTGTCGAGAAGACCCGACGACACCATTAGAGCCCCTGGTCGATCAGCCGGTCCAGGTCGGCGCGGAATTGACGATGGTCGATGCGCACCGCGGCCGTCGCCAGCGCCGCGACGTCATCGCGGCTCACGAACGTGCGACGGCCGGCTCGGATCGGGCGAAGCTCGGCGACGGGTTCCCCGTTACGGGTGACCACGAAGGTCTCGCCCTCCGCGACCGCCTCGATCACCTTGGCGTTCTCATTGCGCAATTCGCGCTGCGGGATCGTCCGGGCCATCCGGGCAAGTGTAGCAAATAGTGCTACATAACGCTACGGAGGAGGAAGGTGCTCTACGACGGCAGCTTTTGGGGCATCCGCACACGCCGATCCACACCGGCTACCCGCTCAAGTACCGCCGCAGCATCTCCACAGCCGCCGTGATCGCACTAACCGCCACCCGCTCGTCGCGGGTGTGCGCCAAATTCGGGTCGCCCGGCCCGAAATTCACGGCCGGAATTCCCAGGGCGGCGAACCGGGCCACGTCCGTCCAGCCGTACTTGGCCCGCACCTGTCCCCCGGCGGCCTCGACCAAAGCCTTTGCCGCGGGCTGAGATAAGCCCGGCAGCGCGCCGGCTGCGGAGTCGGTCAGCTCGATCGATACGTCCAGCCCGTCGAGCACCTCGTGCACATGCCGCAACGCGGCGTCCACCGAGCGATCCGGGGCGAACCGGAAGTTGACCGTCACCGACGCCGCATCGGGAATCACGTTGCCCGCCACGCCGCCCTCGACCCGCACCGCGGACAAGCCCTCGCGGTACTCGCACCCGTCGATCTCGACGCGCCTGGGCTGATACGCCCCCAGCCGGTCCAGCACGGCACCCAGTTTGTGAATTGCGTTGTCCCCCAACCATGATCGGGCCGAATGAGCTCGAACACCACGAGCGCTCACCACGACCCGCAGCGTGCCCTGACAACCCGCCTCGATAAAGCCCGCGGTCGGCTCGCCCAGGATCGCCACGTCGGCGCGCAACCACTCCGGCAGCTCACGCTCGATGCGGCCCAAACCGTTTGCGGCGGCTTCGATTTCCTCACAGTCGTAGAACACCAAAGTCAGATCGTGCGCGGGCTCGGCCACGGTGGCCGCCAAATGCAAAAAGACCGCGTCCCCGGATTTCATGTCCGCGGTTCCGCAGCCAAAGAGTTGGCCGCCCACCAAACAGCTGGGCACATTCCCGGCCACCGGCACGGTGTCCAGATGCCCGGCCAGCAGTACCCGCGATGGTCGCCCCAGCGATGTGCGCGCCAGCACCGCGTCGCCGTTGCGGATGATCTCGTAGCCGGACGTCTGCGCGCGCAGCGCTGCCTCGACCTCGTCGGCGATCAACGCCTCGGCGCGCGATTCGCTGGGGATGTCGACCAGCGCCGCGGTCAGCGCGATCGGGTCTCCACGTAGGTCCAGCACGCCCCCAAGCCTAGTTTGTCGGTCGACCCAAGTAACCTGACCGCCGTGACTGGAGCTGCGGGAACTGGGCTGGCGACGCTGGCCTCCGACGGATCGATCCTCGACACCTGGTTTCCCGCACCGGAACTGACGGAATCGAGCCAAAGCGCCACCACCCGACTCGCACAGTCCGACGTGCCCGCCGAGCTGGCGGCGCTGGTCGGCCGCGACGACGACCGCAACACCGAGACCATCGCCGTGCGCACCGTGATCGGCTCGCTGGACGAGGCGGCCGCCGACGCCTACGACGCCTACCTGCGCCTGCATCTGCTGTCGCACCGGCTGGTGGCGCCGCACGGGCTGAACGCCGGCGGCTTGTTCGGGGTGTTGACCAATGTGGTGTGGACCAATCACGGGCCCTGCGCGATCGACGGTTTCGAAGCCGTCCGGGCACGCCTGAAACGCAAGGGCCCGGTGACCGTCTACGGCGTCGACAAGTTCCCGCGGATGGTCGACTACGTCGTGCCCAGCGGGGTGCGCATCGCCGACGCCGACCGGGTGCGTCTGGGCGCGCACCTGGCGCCCGGCACCACCGTGATGCACGAGGGATTCGTCAACTTCAACGCCGGCACCCTGGGCGCGTCGATGGTGGAGGGCCGCATCTCGGCGGGCGTCGTGGTGGGCGACGGCTCCGACATCGGCGGCGGAGCCTCGATCATGGGCACGCTGTCCGGCGGTGGCACCCAAGTGATTTCGATCGGGAAGCGCTGCCTGCTCGGCGCCAACTCCGGGCTGGGCATCCCGCTGGGCGACGACTGCATCGTCGAGGCCGGCCTTTACGTCACGGCGGGCACGAAAGTGCTTACGCCCGAAGGCAATTCGATCAGGGCCCGCGAACTCTCCGGCGCCAACAATCTACTGTTCCGGCGCAATTCGGTGACCGGCGCCGTCGAGGTGGTCCCCCGCGACGGTCAGGGCATCGCGCTCAACGAGGACCTGCACGCCAACTAGCCGGAGTTCAGCGCCGGGCGCTCGTGCGTTTTGATGCACACAACTGCTTCCAGCTCAAAATTGGTGCCATCGAAAATCGCCCGTCGCCGCGAATCGAGGGCTCTACGCCGCGTGTCGGGGCCGGCAGCAAAAATTGCCCCGCCGTCAATGCTTAAACCGCGCGCCAGCGCAAAAAGATGAAGTAGTGCACTACTCGTGCCAACGCACTGGGCTAGTCCGATGATCGCCGCGTGGAGGCACTATGTCGCACCTGATGAGTTCCAACGCGGCTCATCGGAAACGTTTGTGTCCCAACAAGAACATTTTTGCCAAATTCAACACAGATCCAAATAGCGCGCCTACTCTGCCGCTCGTCCAGTTTCGCGTATCGGCGCAATTAGGAGGACAAAGTGTCCTATGTCATCGCGGTACCAGAATTGTTGGCTGCGGCAGCGTCGGATGTGGCGGGTATCGGCTCGTCGCTGAGCGCGGCTCAGGGCCTGGCTGCGGCCCCGACAACGGCGCTGGTGCCCGCGGCTGAGGACGAGGTGTCGACGGCGATCGCGGCGCTGTTTTCTGGTCACGGTCAGGCGTTTCAGTCGCTCAGTGCGCGGGTGGGGACGTTTCATGCAGGGTTTGTGAAAGCGCTGAATAACGCGGGCAGCGCGTATGCCGAGGCGGAAGCGGCCGGTGCTTCGCCGCTCTCGGCGCTGGTGTCCGGCGCCCAGGAGCTGGCGGTCTTTTCGCCGGTGAAGGACGTGATCGGCCGCCCGCTGATCGGTAACGGCGCCAATGCGCGGTCGCCGGGGGCCGCGGGTGCCGCGGGCGGGCTTTTGTACGGCAACGGCGGGGACGGGGCCGCCGGGGTGTCGGGCGTCAACGACGGCGCGGGTGGGGCCGGCGGGGCGGCCGGGGCGTTGGGCGGCAATGGCGGTAACGGCGGGGCTGGCGCGGCGGGAGTGGCTGGGGTGGCCGGCTACAAAGGCGTGCTGGGCGCGGGTGGCGCCGGCGGCGCCGGCGGCGCCGGTTCCCTGGGCGGCAACGGTGGTAACGGCGGGGCGGGCGGGATCGGCGCGAACGCGAACGGCACCACCCTGCTTAACGGGCCCGGGCGGCCAGGTGGGCCGGCGGGCCGGGCCGGGGTCGGAGGGGGGTCTGGATCAACGGCGGCAACGGTGGAGCGGGCGGAGCCGGCGGAGCAGGTGGGGCGGCGGCAATGGCGGCGCCGGCGGATTCGGTGGGTTCGGCGGGGCCGGCGGCAACGGCGGAACCCAATCGGGCAGCGGCGGGGCCGGCGGTGTGGGCGGCAACGGCGGCCTGGGCGCGGCCGGCGAAATGGGGCTGCAATAGCAGGCCGGCAGGGCCGAGGTTCGGCGGTGACAGGGGGCCAGCGGAACGTTGGTGAGCAGCGCCACGGCGGCAGGGCGGTGGCGGCAGGCCGGCGGCGTGGAGGACGGCCACCGGCGCCGGGGCCGCCGGCGCGGTCGGTGGCGCCGGCGGCGACGGTGGGATCGGCAGGGCAGCCGGCGGCGGCAAAGGGCGGCGGCCGGGGTGGCCAGCAAACGGCGGAGGCACGGAACGGCGGCGGGTGGCAGGACCAGCGGCCAGGGTGCGGAAACGGCAGGCAACGGCGGCAGCGGTGCCGGGGCGGCACCGGCCGGGGCCAACCCAACGGTGGGGCCGGCGGCAACGGCGGCGACCCCGGCACCGCGGGCATCGGCGGAGCGGGCGGTGCGGCCGGCACCGGGGCCAGCGGCGGCACCGCGGGCGCCGCCGGCGCTCACGGCATCGCGATCACCAGCGGCGGCAACGGCGGCAAGGGCGGGGCCGGCTACAGCCCGCTTACCGGCGGTACGAGCGGCGGCAACGGCGGGGCCGGCGGCAACGGGGGCGAGTACGGCAACGGCGGCGCCGGCGGCACGGGCGGCGCCGGCAGGTTGGGCGCGGTGGGCGCCACCGGCACCGCTGCGGCCGTGAACGGCGCCGATGGTCAGGCAGGCGGGGCCGGCGGCAACGGCGGGGCCGGCGGCCAAGGCGGCGCGCTCTCGGGCAACGGCGGGGCCGGCGGCAACGGCGGCGCCGGTGCGGCCGGCGGCACCGGCGGGACCGGGGCACCGGGCGCGGCCGGGGTCGCCGGCACCAACAGCGGTGCCGGCGGCAGCGGCGGTAATGGCGGTAACGGCGGAGCCGGCGGCGCCGGTGGCAACGGCGGGCTCGGCGGGGCGGCCAGCAATGGCAATGCCGGCGCCAGCGGCGCCGGCGGTGCAGGCGGTGTCGGCGGCAGAGCCGGGACGCCCAATAACGGTGGGGCCGGCGCGGCCGGAACTGCTGCCAACCCCAACGGTGGGGCCGGGGGCAACGGCGGCAACCCCGGCACGCCCGGTGCCGGCGGCGCCGGCGGCACCGGCTCGACGGCGGGCGCCAACGGCAGCGCTGGCGCGGCGGTCACGACCGGCGGCAACGGCGGCAAGGGTGGGGCCGGCTACAGCGCCACCACCGCCGGGGGCAACGGCGGAAACGGCGGCGCCGGCGGGGACGGCGGCCAATACAACAACGGCGCCGGCGGCAACGGCAGGGCGGCGCGCAACGGCACCGGCGGCAAGGCAGCGGCGGCAACGGCGGGGACGGCGGCGCAGGTGGCACAATCTCCGGCAACGGCGGAGCCGGCGGCAAGGGTGGCACCGGCGCCGCCGGCGGTAACGGCGGGCGGGCCTGGTCGGGGCACCCGGGGTGGGCACCACCAACAGCGGGGCTGGAGGCAACGGCGGCAACGGCGGCAATGGCGGGGCCGGCGGCACCGGCGGTAACGGCGGGGTCGGCGGAACCGTCACCAACGGCGTCGCCGGCACCACCGGCAACGGCGGGGCGGGCGGAGCCGGTGGTAGAGCGGGGACGCCGGGTAACGGCGGGGCCGGCGCGGCCGGCACCGCGGCCAACCCGGACGGCGGGGCGGGCGGCGCCGGCGGTAACCCCGGCACGGCCGGCGCCGGCGGCGCCGGCGGCACCGGTTCGACCGCCGGCACCAACGGCAACGCCGGCGCGGCGATCACCAGCGGCGGCAACGGCGGCAACGGCGGGGCCGGCTACACCGCCACCACCGTCGGCGGCAACGGCGGCGACGGCGGCACCGGTGGCGACGGCGGCCAATACGGCAACGGCGGCGCCGGCGGGGCCGGCGGCAACGGCAGGGCCGGCGCGGCCGGCGCCAACGGCGCCACCCTGGGCGCCAGCGGCGGCAACGGCGGGGCCGGCGGAGCGGCGGCAACGGCGGGGACGGCGGCGCAGGTGGCGCAATCTCCGGCAACGGCGGAGCCGGCGGCAAGGGCGGTACCGGCGCCAACGGCGGCAACGGTGGGCGCCGTCGGACGGCATTACAACGGCAACGGCGGCAACGGCGGCAACGGCCGGGACCGGCAACGGCGGGTCGGGCGGCAACAACGGCGTCGCGGGAACCACGGCGCGGGCGGGCGGCAACGCCGCGGTCGCCGGCAACGGCGGCAACGGCGCGGCCGGCACCGCGGCCAACCCCAACGGCGGCCACGGCGGCAACGGCGGCAACGCCGGAATCGCAGGCAGCGGCGGCACCGGCGGCAGCGGATCGACGGCCGGTGCGACCGGCGCGAACGGTGCTGCGGTGGCGGGCCCGACCGGCAACGGCGGCAACGGCGGGGCCGGCTACAGCCCCGCCACCGCCGGCAGCAACGGCGGCGACGGCGGTAACGGCGGCGACGGCGGCACATACGGCAACGCCGGCGCCGGCGGCGCCGGCGGCAACGGCAAGGCCGGCGCCAACGGCATCAACGCCACTACCGCAGGCGCCAACGGCGGCAACGGGGGCATCGGCGGCAACGGCGGCGTCGGCGGCGACGGCGGTCAAGGCGGCTTGATATCCGGCAACGGCGGGGCCGGCGGGGCCGGCGGAACCGGTGCCAACGGCGGCAACGGCGGCATCGGCGCGACCGGCGCGACCGGGATCGCCACCGTCAACGGCGGAGCCGGCGGCAACGGCGGCAACGGCGGCAACGGCGGCCACGGCGGGTTCGGCGGCGACGGCGGGTTCGGCGGCGCCGCCCCCAACGGCACCGCGGGCGCCACCGGGGCCGGCGGGGCCGGCGGCAATGGCGGCAACGCCGCCACAGCCGGCAACGGCGGAGCGGGCGCGACCGGCACCGTTGCCAACCCCAACGGCGGCAACGGCGGCAACGGCGGCAACCCTGGCACGGCCGGCGCCGGCGGCTTCGGCGGCCTCGGATCGACCCCCGGCGCGGCCGGCACCAACGGCGCCGCCGTTGCCGGCCCGACCGGAAACGGCGGAGCCGGCGGCAACGGCTACAACCCCACCACCGCAGGCGGCAACGGCGGCAACGGCGGGGCCGGCGGCAACGGCGGCGATTTCGGCAACGGCGGGGCCGGCGGCAACGGCGGCAACGGCAAGGCGGGCACGAACGGCATCAACGGGACCATTCACGGCGCCAGCAGCAACGGTGTGGCCGGCGGCAACGGCGGCAACGGCGGCGTGGGTGGCGCCGGCGGCGCCATCTCCGGCAATGGCGGCAACGGCGGCAACGCCGGTAACGGCGCGGCCGGCGGCAACGCCGGAGTCGGTGCAGCCGGCAGCAACGGCGTCGCCGGCTCCAACCTCTACGGCACCGGGTCTGGTGGCGGCCAAAACGGCGGCTCGGCCGACGGCGGCAACGGCGGCAACGGCGGCAATGGCGGCATCGGCGGAGCGGCAACCAACGGCATCGCGGGCAGCACCGGAACCGCCGGCTCGGGCGGCAACGGCGGCCACGCCGGAACACCCGGCAACGGCGGCAACGGCGCGAACGGCACCGCCGCCAACCCCAACGGCGGCAACGGCGGCAACGGGGGGACCGCGACCGCAGGCACCGGCGGCGCCGCCGGGACCGGTTCGGGCAACCCCACCAGCGGCATCAACGGCGCCGCAGTGACCGGCCCGGTCGGCAACGGCGGCAACGGCGGCAACGGCTACAACCCCACCACCGCGGGCAGCAACGGCGGCAACGGCGGGGACGGCGGCGACGGTGGCACGTACGGAAACGGCGGGAACGGCGGCAACGGCGGCAACGGCGTGACGGGCGTCGCCGGCACCAATGGGACCGGCGCCGGCACCAGCGGCAGCAGCGGTCAATCCGGCGGCGCCGGCGGCAATGGCGGTACCGGCGGGGCCGGCGGCGCCATCTCGGGCAACGGCGGCAATGGCGGCAACGCCGGCAGTGGCGCCAACGGCGGCAACGGCGGCAACGGCGTCGCCGGCGGCAACGGCGTCGCCGGCTCCAACACGTACGGCACCGGCGTCGGCGGTGGTCAAAACGGCGGCGCCGGCGGCAACGGCGGCGACGGCGGCGACGGCGGCACCGGCGGCCAGGGCGGCGCCGCCACCAACGGCAGCGCGGGCACCACAGGTTTTGCCGGTTCGGGCGGCAATGGCGGCAGCGCCGGAACGCCCGGAAATGGCGGCACCGGCGCGAACGGCACCGCCACCAGCCCCAACGGCGGCAACGGCGGCAACGGTGGCAACGGCGGCAACGGCGGCAACGTGGGCCGCGGCGGCATCGCGGGCACCGGCTCGGGCAACCCCACCAACGGCACCGACGGCACCGCGGCGACGAGCCGCGCCGGCGCGGGCGGCGATGGCGGCAACGGCGCCAACGCCATCGTCCCGGGGCTCAATGGCGGCAACGGCGGCGCCGGCGGCTTCGGCGGCAACGGCGGGGCCAGCGAGGCAGGCGGCAACGGCGGCGCCGGCGGCATCGGCGGCGCCGCTAGCAACGGCGGCATCGGCGGGGCCGGCGGGGACGGCGGCGCAGGCGGCGTAGGCGGCATCGGCGCAGCAGGCGGGGCCGGCGGGGACGGCGGCTTCGGCGGCACCGTTACCAACGGCGGCACCGGCGGCGCAGGCGGCTTCGGCGGCGCAGGCGGCTTCGGCGGCGCCAGCGGAACCGGCACCACGGCGGGCGCTGGCGGCAACGGCGGGGACGGCGGCATCGGCGGCGCTACCGGCGGCGGCAACGCCGGCGCCGGCGGTTTTGGCGGCGAAGGCGGCGCCGGCGGCTTCGGCAGCAACGCCGCCAACGGCGGCAACGGCGGCTTCGGCGGCAACGCCGGCGACGGCGGCACCGCTACCGGCGGCGGCAACGGCGGTTACGGCGGTATTGGAGGCGATGGTGGCAACGGCGGTGTCGGCGAAAACGGCGGCAATGGCGGCGCCGGCGGCAACGGGGGCTTCGGCGGGTCCAGCCCGACGGGAGCCGGCGGTAACGGCGGCGCCGCCGGCAACGGCGGCAACGGCGGCGGCACCAATGCTTACAATCCGGGGGACGGCGGCACTGGTGGCACCGGTGGCACCGGCGGCGGCGGAGGCAGCGGCGGCGGCGGCGTCGGCCAACCCGGCACCTTTGGCACCGCCGGCACCAGCGGTACCCCCGCCGGCCCCGGCGGGACCGGGGGCGTCGGCGGCACCGGCGGCGCGGGCGGCCCGAGCGGCAGCGGCAGCAACGGCGGCTCAGGTGGCACTGGCGGCGGGGCCGTCACCGCCACCATCAATGTCGGCGCCGAACCATGGGGCGTGGCGGTCAGTCCCACCGGCCCTGAGGCTGGTGACATCTATGTTGCCAACAACAGTGGCAACACAGTGTCGGTGATCAACCCCACCACCAACACCGTCACCGCCACCATCCCCGTCGCCGGAAACCCCGTTGGGGTAGCGGTCAGCCCAACCGGGCCGGAGGCAGGCTACGTCTACGTCACCAGCGAAGGCAGCAATACGGTGTCGGTCATCAATCCCAGCACGAACACCGTCGTCGCGACCATCCCCGTCGGTCAGCTCCCACAAGGGGTAGCGGTCAGCCCCACCGGCCCCGAAGCGGGCTACGTCTATGTCACGAACGAATCCGCCAACACGGTGTCGGTGATCAACCCGGCCACCAACAGCGTGGTAGCGACCATCCCCGTTGGCAATACCCCGGTCGGCGTGGCGGTCAGCCCCACCGGCCCCCAGGCCGGCGACATCTACGTCACCAACTTCATCGGCCCAGACGGGGTGTCGGTTATCGACCCCGCCACCAACACCGTCACCGCCACCATCTCCGTCGGCGGCAACCCGATCGGAGTGGCGGTCAGCCCCACCGGCCCCCAGGCCGGCGACATCTACGTCACCAACGTGGCCGACAGCACGGTGTCCGTGATCAACCCCGCCACCGGCACCGTCACCGCCACCATCCCGGTCGCTGGCAACTCCGAAGGCGCGTTGGACGCCCCCGCAAGTCCGGCCGGAATTTCGGTCAGTCCAATCGGTCCCCAAACCGGCGACATCTACACCATCAGCTACGGCGCCAACGGCGCGGTGTGGGTGGTCGACCCCGCCACCAACGCAGTAACCGCCAGCATCCCCCTGGGCAACGTGGGGGAGCACGGATCGCCGGTCTTCGCGTTGGCGGTCAGCCCCACCGGCCCCGAGGCCGGCGACATCTACGTCGTTAACTTCGACGACAACACGCTGTATGTGATTGACCCAACGCTCGCCTGAGCTAACCGCCAACTAACCCACGTGCACACCCGGCGTGGTGCGCAGCTTGGTCCCGTTGGTCTCCGGCAGTAGGTACGTACACACCAGGCTGGTCAACACCAGCGCGGTCAGCATGAGGCCGATCGACCAGCTGCCGTACGTTGCCCGAAGCGTTCCGGCGACCAGGGGCGGCAGGGCGCCGCCGAGCACGCCGGCGATGTTCACCGCCAACGCCGAGCCGGTGTAGCGGTAGCGGGTGGAGAACAGCTCGGGCACGAAGGCGGCGGTGGGCGCCGAGCCGGTCGCCGCCGCGGCGTACATGCCCACGATGGCCACCGCATACAACACCGGGTTGCCGGACTCCACCATCGGGAACACCACGAACGACCACGCCAGACACCCCGCCCAGCCCAGCAACATCATCCGGCGACGCCCGACGCGATCGCACAACGTGGCCGATACCGCGACGGCCGCGATGCTGGCCAGCCCGCCCAGCACGCCGACCAACAAGATGAAGTTGCGGGTGTAGCCCAGAAGCGAGTGGGCGTAGGTGGTCAGATAGGTGCCGGCCATGTAGACGAAGGCAAACGACCCCAGCACACTGCCCCCGGCCAGCGCGATCTCCCGACGCTGCAGGCGCAGCACCTCGGACAGCGGCGCCTTGGGCACCAGGTCGCGGGCCTTTTCCTCGGCGAAGATCGGCGTTTCGTCGATCCGGAGCCACACGTACAGGGCGATGACGATCAGCCCCGCGCTGATCAAGAACGGCAGCCGCCATCCCCATCGCATGAAGGCGGAGCTCTGCTCGCCGATGGTGAAGTTCACCACCAGGAAGGTCAGGCCGTTGAGCACCAGGGCGGTGCCGCCGCCGAGGTGGGTGAACATGCCGTACCGGCCGCGTTGACCGGCCGGCGCGTATTCGGCGCTCAGCAGCGCCGACCCGGCCCAATGCCCGCCGACGGCCAATCCCTGCAGCAGCCGCAAGGCCACCAGCAGCAACGGGGCCGCCACCCCGATCGACGACGTGCTGGGCACCAGGCCGACCGTCACCGTCGACAGCGCCATGATCAACAGGGTGGCAACCAGGCTCTTCTTCCGGCCGAGGTGGTCGCCGAAGTAGCCGAAGACGGCCGCACCGACCGGCCGCGACAGGAACGCCGCGCCGAACGTTCCCATCGAAGCGATGGTGGCCACGGTCGGGCTCAGCTGCGGGAAGAACACGGCGGGAAACACCAGCGCGGCCGCCGTGCCGTAGATAAGGAAGTCGTAGAACTCGATCGCCGAGCCGACCAGGCAGGCCGTCGCCACCCGGCGCATCGGCGTGCTGCGGGGGCTGGCTTCAGCCGT is from Mycobacterium conspicuum and encodes:
- the dapE gene encoding succinyl-diaminopimelate desuccinylase, whose protein sequence is MLDLRGDPIALTAALVDIPSESRAEALIADEVEAALRAQTSGYEIIRNGDAVLARTSLGRPSRVLLAGHLDTVPVAGNVPSCLVGGQLFGCGTADMKSGDAVFLHLAATVAEPAHDLTLVFYDCEEIEAAANGLGRIERELPEWLRADVAILGEPTAGFIEAGCQGTLRVVVSARGVRAHSARSWLGDNAIHKLGAVLDRLGAYQPRRVEIDGCEYREGLSAVRVEGGVAGNVIPDAASVTVNFRFAPDRSVDAALRHVHEVLDGLDVSIELTDSAAGALPGLSQPAAKALVEAAGGQVRAKYGWTDVARFAALGIPAVNFGPGDPNLAHTRDERVAVSAITAAVEMLRRYLSG
- a CDS encoding type II toxin-antitoxin system VapC family toxin produces the protein MTTVLLDSHVVHWWSAEPERLSKAACRAVEAADELAVAGITWFELAWLAEHDRIRLAIPVRSWLQQLAEDVRTVGITPSVAAAAVSLPSTFPGDPADRLIYATAVEHGWRLVTKDRRMRNHKHPRPVTVW
- a CDS encoding type II toxin-antitoxin system Phd/YefM family antitoxin, which produces MTATEVKAKILALLDEVAEGEEIEITKHGRTVARLVSAPGARALKGRLGGVAITAVEEDKLFTTGVSWNAS
- a CDS encoding type II toxin-antitoxin system Phd/YefM family antitoxin, coding for MARTIPQRELRNENAKVIEAVAEGETFVVTRNGEPVAELRPIRAGRRTFVSRDDVAALATAAVRIDHRQFRADLDRLIDQGL
- a CDS encoding type II toxin-antitoxin system VapC family toxin, producing MVSSGLLDTSVVVDWHDPSVIGGLPDELAVSAITVAELAAGPLLAADPVEAAKRQARLQEVESLLEPLPFDGAAARSYGLVVAAVVREGRKPRSRFADLLIAATAHANRLDLYTRNAEDFTGLDGLVRVVAI
- a CDS encoding cellulase family glycosylhydrolase encodes the protein MRIRRARAGALLAASLLLAALTVDAPSRAAPFPNAAPITGPAVSPLGHAGRWLIDAAGRVVVLHGLNQVYKVPPYTPSADGFGDDDAAFLAANGFNGMRVGIIWAGVEPQPGQFDDNYLASVAQTVQILQSHGIISLLDSHQDLYNEIFQGEGAPSWAVKDAGLPNPQLGFPGNYFANPAENAAWSAFWRNAPAPDGVGLEDHYAAMWAHVATYFRRNPGVFGYEILNEPWPGPVWPPCVNPVLGCIQNDAKLRTLYNRVLPAIRTADTTTMVYYEPNTLFSQVIRTDVGTVGDPNTAFSFHDYCAANTELGTDVTCSQQDQAVFNNARRYTNARGIPMLLTEFGATNNLQNLAGVLQRADADRVGWLEWAYTGNDKTSSSPTEQALVFNPALPPVGANVNQPKLAVLAAPYPQVVAGTPTSWSFRSGTFRLSYSPLRADGQGVFGPDAQTLISVPPVEYPNGYHVTITGGQAVSMPNAPVLTVVAAPGASSVDVVVTP
- the dapD gene encoding 2,3,4,5-tetrahydropyridine-2,6-dicarboxylate N-succinyltransferase, translating into MTAVTGAAGTGLATLASDGSILDTWFPAPELTESSQSATTRLAQSDVPAELAALVGRDDDRNTETIAVRTVIGSLDEAAADAYDAYLRLHLLSHRLVAPHGLNAGGLFGVLTNVVWTNHGPCAIDGFEAVRARLKRKGPVTVYGVDKFPRMVDYVVPSGVRIADADRVRLGAHLAPGTTVMHEGFVNFNAGTLGASMVEGRISAGVVVGDGSDIGGGASIMGTLSGGGTQVISIGKRCLLGANSGLGIPLGDDCIVEAGLYVTAGTKVLTPEGNSIRARELSGANNLLFRRNSVTGAVEVVPRDGQGIALNEDLHAN